One window from the genome of Paraneptunicella aestuarii encodes:
- a CDS encoding PAS domain-containing hybrid sensor histidine kinase/response regulator yields the protein MKSKSSARLRNTSYLINAVFLILTIALQVLLAAYWLNVLEPDLREKAHIDAKLVAEAQAIQLSNALVDSRNKNNLDAVHDVVSKLLLYKQKDSQTPMYIGITLELDTDYFPIDLLKLGNTQCSNCFRATVELYSPNTYELLGVANFWLSDSFYQQLALDIRNKLMIEGIISLILLLTAWSASFYLLRSLNKTESLRRASELALSKNREKYHRLLNSLNQYFVYTRNKDGVITSTSQNVKQLFGYKPEEMVEIVSLLTNNPINQVALHYYGRGRESDSQLEFEAEILDKSGEKRWLLLSEASLFDDDGNFISIEGLGRDITKQKRSETDLRIAKEEAEVANQAKGQFLANMSHEIRTPLNAIIGNSYLALRSKLNEQQESLLQRIDSSAHVLLSLVNDILDISKIDAGKMELERIPFKLEDVLSNLSSVTAIQAANKGLDIIYSVAPDIPQPLIGDPLRLGQILLNLVSNAIKFTERGEVLLTIEVEHQQDSSLSLLFSVKDDGIGISEEKQHLLFSSFNQIDNSITRKYGGTGLGLAISAKLVHLMQGEIWVESEFGKGSQFSFTTRFSLPKNQPLSTHALNDIAQLNGNFLQDKHVLLVDDSTTSCFILAEMLSSWQCKNQTTHSGNECLDFLANNQDPIHVIIVDWKMPGMSGIELIEHIQKMQLPYPMPLFVMLTAFGHDDEYLQQTLHLPLSGHLSKPVTHGQLYTVLQTTLSTCLAQIPIPLADLKPDIEGRGKKVLVAEDNKLNQEVVLSLLADIQAETVVANNGYEAIQRAKEQRFDLILMDIQMPQLDGLSASKYIHNELHLDTPIIAMTAHAMQEDKERSLQAGMVAHLTKPIDVDLFYKTIQQYLHNTVKSEARAIDQQNLPKIPGIATGSALKRLGYKMPMLSKLLLEFQRDYQHFEQEFNALEKEQNISGMLYLVHKLKGESGNISANSIHQLAGKIESNLRLHNTLDNTALNQLYQELTQLLQAIEQFLTNQEDDLQQVQSEISLQLDQNTVLTLIEQLDNMLQTQQLDAVDFGEDLLTQLPEEEFASLREAISSSLEKLDFEETRDKLEQLKTQIQSIS from the coding sequence ATGAAAAGTAAAAGCAGCGCACGTCTACGCAATACATCCTATCTGATCAATGCCGTATTTCTGATACTCACCATTGCCCTACAGGTTTTACTTGCTGCCTACTGGCTAAACGTACTCGAGCCCGACCTACGAGAAAAAGCCCACATAGATGCAAAACTGGTCGCAGAAGCGCAGGCCATACAACTCTCCAATGCACTGGTCGACAGCAGAAACAAGAATAACCTGGATGCAGTACATGACGTTGTATCCAAGCTTCTGCTATACAAACAAAAAGATTCCCAAACTCCCATGTACATTGGTATCACTCTTGAACTGGATACCGATTACTTCCCCATTGACTTATTAAAACTCGGCAATACCCAATGTAGTAATTGCTTCCGTGCCACCGTAGAGCTTTACTCGCCCAACACCTATGAGCTGTTAGGCGTTGCCAATTTCTGGCTGTCAGACTCTTTCTACCAACAACTGGCACTGGATATTCGTAATAAGCTGATGATAGAAGGCATTATCAGCCTGATATTACTACTTACAGCCTGGTCAGCCTCCTTCTACCTCTTAAGAAGTTTAAACAAAACCGAGTCACTGCGCAGAGCATCCGAACTGGCACTGTCGAAAAACAGGGAAAAATACCACCGTCTACTAAACAGCTTAAACCAATACTTTGTTTATACCCGTAATAAAGATGGTGTAATAACCAGTACCAGCCAAAACGTTAAACAGCTCTTCGGCTACAAGCCTGAAGAAATGGTAGAAATCGTATCACTACTCACCAACAACCCCATTAATCAGGTGGCGTTGCATTATTATGGTCGAGGCAGAGAAAGCGATTCACAACTGGAATTTGAAGCCGAAATTCTGGACAAATCCGGCGAAAAACGCTGGCTCCTGCTATCAGAAGCCAGCTTATTTGACGATGATGGTAACTTCATCAGCATTGAAGGATTAGGACGAGATATCACCAAACAAAAACGCTCAGAAACCGACTTGAGAATCGCCAAGGAAGAAGCGGAAGTAGCGAATCAGGCCAAAGGGCAGTTTTTGGCAAATATGAGCCATGAAATCAGAACGCCCTTAAATGCTATCATCGGCAATAGTTACCTGGCCTTACGCTCCAAGCTAAACGAACAACAAGAAAGCCTGCTGCAAAGAATCGACAGCTCAGCTCATGTATTACTGAGCCTGGTTAACGACATATTGGATATTTCCAAAATCGATGCCGGAAAAATGGAATTGGAACGTATTCCCTTTAAGCTGGAAGATGTGCTTAGCAATCTTTCCAGCGTCACAGCAATTCAAGCAGCCAACAAAGGGCTCGATATAATCTACTCCGTTGCGCCAGATATTCCTCAACCACTCATTGGTGACCCACTTCGTTTAGGGCAAATTCTGTTAAACCTTGTTAGTAATGCCATCAAATTTACCGAACGAGGAGAAGTTCTACTCACTATAGAAGTCGAACATCAGCAAGATAGCAGCCTATCTCTGCTCTTCTCAGTCAAAGACGACGGCATCGGCATTTCCGAAGAAAAACAACATCTGTTATTTTCCTCGTTTAATCAAATTGATAACTCGATCACTCGGAAATATGGTGGCACAGGGTTAGGGCTGGCTATCAGTGCCAAGCTGGTTCACCTTATGCAAGGTGAAATATGGGTAGAAAGTGAATTTGGTAAAGGCAGTCAGTTTAGTTTTACAACTCGTTTTAGCCTTCCCAAAAACCAGCCATTATCAACGCACGCACTAAACGATATCGCCCAATTGAATGGCAACTTTCTGCAAGATAAACATGTTCTGTTAGTCGATGACAGCACCACCTCGTGCTTCATTCTCGCTGAAATGCTAAGTAGCTGGCAGTGTAAAAATCAAACCACACACTCCGGAAATGAATGCCTCGACTTTCTGGCAAACAACCAAGACCCCATCCATGTCATCATCGTTGACTGGAAAATGCCCGGCATGAGTGGTATTGAACTCATAGAACACATTCAGAAAATGCAATTGCCCTACCCGATGCCTTTATTCGTGATGCTGACCGCCTTTGGGCATGACGACGAATACTTGCAACAAACGCTGCATTTACCGCTTTCAGGTCATCTATCCAAACCGGTGACTCACGGCCAACTGTATACGGTATTACAAACAACGCTTTCAACCTGCTTAGCTCAAATTCCTATCCCCTTGGCAGATCTAAAACCTGATATTGAAGGACGAGGGAAAAAAGTGCTAGTGGCAGAAGATAATAAACTGAATCAGGAAGTGGTACTCAGTTTACTTGCCGACATTCAAGCTGAAACCGTTGTCGCCAATAACGGCTATGAAGCGATTCAACGAGCCAAAGAGCAACGCTTCGACCTGATACTCATGGATATTCAGATGCCACAACTTGATGGCTTATCTGCCAGTAAATATATCCATAATGAGCTACATCTTGATACGCCAATCATCGCCATGACTGCCCACGCAATGCAAGAAGACAAAGAACGCAGTCTGCAAGCCGGCATGGTTGCTCACTTAACCAAACCCATTGATGTCGATTTATTCTATAAAACCATTCAGCAATATTTGCATAACACGGTTAAATCAGAAGCGAGAGCTATCGATCAACAAAACCTCCCGAAAATTCCGGGCATTGCAACGGGCTCTGCATTAAAACGCCTAGGCTATAAAATGCCCATGCTATCCAAATTATTGTTGGAATTTCAAAGAGATTATCAACACTTCGAGCAAGAGTTTAATGCTCTGGAAAAAGAACAGAACATATCAGGCATGCTGTATCTGGTACACAAACTAAAAGGCGAATCAGGCAATATATCAGCCAATAGCATTCATCAACTTGCCGGAAAAATAGAAAGCAACCTAAGGCTGCACAACACTCTGGACAACACCGCGCTAAATCAGTTGTATCAGGAATTAACGCAGTTACTTCAAGCCATAGAGCAATTCCTGACAAATCAGGAAGACGATCTCCAACAGGTGCAATCGGAAATTTCTTTACAACTAGATCAAAACACCGTGCTAACTTTAATAGAGCAGTTAGACAATATGCTTCAAACTCAACAACTTGACGCTGTAGATTTTGGAGAGGATTTACTTACTCAGCTTCCAGAAGAAGAGTTCGCATCACTACGTGAAGCCATCTCATCAAGTCTGGAAAAGCTGGATTTTGAAGAAACACGCGACAAACTGGAACAACTGAAAACTCAGATCCAGTCGATAAGCTAG
- the lnt gene encoding apolipoprotein N-acyltransferase, with amino-acid sequence MTYLANLLLGASLTLAYAPFSYWFVTPVIFTLFLVLLHQSKLSAFKSGWFFSLGWFGAGISWVHVSIANFGGLPLLVSLLLMLLLCGYLALYPALSFHLLKSKVPFKHWSWALPALWFVTEWLRGWVLTGFPWLSLGYSQMHSVLANWAPIIGETGISMLVVGICALLGRQLYEKRLLSAFVSLSLVYGISSLIGHISWTTPGQKSFDIAMVQGNIKQELRWAPEQDGPTMHKYMTMTESAWDADIVIWPEAAIPRLEALSQLYLNQLDEKASASNTGLITGIVNYNFETNEAYNNLISVGVTSSKQEKSIQAEKQAEKTGYYYGHPNRFAKHHLLPIGEFIPLEDWLRGLAPIFDLPMSSFSRGDYRQPNLLTNNAHMVPAICFEIAFPQQIRANIHADSDFIITVSNDAWFGNSHGPHQHLEIAQMRAREMGLPVLRATNNGVTAFINEQGDILAQAPQFQEAVLRHRVHNTSGVTPYRYLGDLPHWIWVAISVLIYLRVKRRSMYLYREI; translated from the coding sequence ATAACCTACCTCGCCAATCTATTACTGGGGGCAAGCTTAACATTAGCTTACGCCCCCTTCTCCTATTGGTTTGTCACTCCTGTTATCTTCACACTGTTTCTGGTGTTACTACATCAGTCCAAGCTTAGCGCCTTCAAAAGCGGCTGGTTCTTTAGCCTTGGCTGGTTTGGAGCCGGCATTAGCTGGGTGCATGTCAGCATTGCAAATTTTGGTGGCCTGCCTCTGCTTGTTTCATTATTGCTAATGTTGCTCTTGTGTGGCTATTTAGCCCTTTACCCTGCGTTAAGCTTCCATTTACTGAAATCCAAAGTGCCCTTTAAGCATTGGTCTTGGGCATTACCTGCACTCTGGTTTGTAACCGAATGGCTCAGAGGTTGGGTATTAACCGGATTCCCCTGGTTATCCCTGGGATACAGCCAAATGCATAGCGTATTGGCAAACTGGGCACCTATTATCGGTGAAACGGGTATCAGCATGTTAGTGGTAGGAATATGCGCTTTGCTCGGGCGACAGCTTTATGAAAAACGCTTATTAAGCGCTTTTGTTTCACTCTCTCTGGTCTATGGCATTAGCTCTCTTATTGGGCATATCTCCTGGACAACTCCAGGACAAAAGTCGTTTGATATCGCTATGGTACAAGGCAATATCAAGCAAGAATTGCGTTGGGCGCCAGAACAAGACGGCCCAACCATGCATAAATACATGACCATGACAGAAAGCGCTTGGGATGCAGATATTGTTATTTGGCCTGAAGCCGCTATTCCGCGCCTTGAAGCCCTGTCGCAACTGTATCTAAATCAACTCGATGAAAAAGCCAGCGCAAGCAACACAGGGTTAATTACCGGTATTGTTAATTACAACTTCGAAACCAATGAAGCTTATAACAATTTGATTAGTGTCGGAGTTACCTCAAGTAAACAAGAAAAAAGCATTCAAGCAGAGAAGCAAGCAGAAAAAACAGGATACTACTACGGTCATCCTAACCGCTTTGCCAAGCATCACTTATTGCCCATTGGCGAATTTATCCCGCTGGAAGATTGGCTCAGAGGATTAGCCCCCATATTTGATTTGCCCATGTCCTCTTTTAGCCGGGGAGATTACCGTCAGCCCAATCTGCTTACTAATAACGCCCATATGGTTCCCGCCATATGCTTTGAAATCGCCTTTCCACAACAAATTCGCGCGAATATTCACGCCGACAGCGATTTTATCATTACCGTAAGTAACGATGCCTGGTTTGGCAATTCTCATGGCCCGCATCAACATCTGGAAATCGCCCAAATGCGTGCCAGGGAAATGGGATTGCCTGTGCTAAGAGCCACCAATAATGGCGTTACCGCTTTTATAAATGAACAAGGCGACATCCTTGCGCAAGCGCCGCAATTTCAGGAAGCCGTATTGCGCCATAGAGTTCACAACACATCCGGGGTAACCCCCTATCGCTATCTTGGTGACTTGCCGCATTGGATATGGGTGGCTATCTCGGTATTAATATATCTACGAGTCAAACGCAGAAGCATGTACCTATATCGAGAGATATAA
- a CDS encoding HlyC/CorC family transporter, giving the protein MNNDDNPHSSNGSSSKGWLDKLVQTFSGEPQNREELAEIISEAQQKDVIDPETRNMIQGVLGVSEMRVRDIMIPRAQMVTIDITQSVESFLPIVLESAHSRFPVIAEDKDHVEGVLLAKDLLRKAFEPDVEIQLADIIRPAVIIPESKRVDTLLREFREHRYHMAIVVDEYGGVSGLVTIEDILELIVGEIEDEHDAEDEESEDIKALNKYTYSVKALTPIDEFNEYFKTDFSDEQADTIGGIVLNAFGHLPEKDESVMINNILFRVSNADGRRLIQLKITFPKPDEEQAQE; this is encoded by the coding sequence ATGAATAACGACGATAATCCCCACTCTAGTAACGGTTCCTCCAGTAAAGGTTGGCTAGATAAATTAGTACAAACCTTCTCAGGGGAACCGCAAAATCGCGAAGAATTAGCAGAAATAATTTCTGAGGCCCAACAAAAGGACGTCATTGATCCTGAAACCCGCAATATGATTCAGGGGGTATTAGGCGTCAGTGAAATGCGAGTCAGGGACATAATGATCCCTCGGGCACAGATGGTCACCATCGACATCACCCAAAGCGTTGAGTCGTTTCTGCCTATCGTACTAGAATCCGCCCATTCCCGTTTCCCAGTGATTGCAGAAGACAAAGACCATGTCGAAGGCGTGTTGCTGGCAAAAGACCTGCTACGTAAAGCCTTTGAGCCAGACGTTGAAATCCAGCTAGCCGACATCATTCGCCCCGCTGTGATTATTCCTGAAAGCAAACGCGTTGATACATTACTGCGTGAATTCAGGGAACATCGTTATCACATGGCAATAGTGGTTGATGAATACGGCGGTGTATCCGGTTTGGTCACCATTGAAGATATTCTGGAACTTATCGTAGGCGAAATCGAAGACGAACATGACGCTGAAGATGAAGAATCAGAAGACATCAAAGCCTTAAACAAATATACCTATTCCGTTAAAGCTCTCACCCCTATTGACGAATTTAACGAATATTTCAAAACCGACTTTAGCGATGAACAAGCCGACACTATTGGCGGTATTGTCCTGAATGCTTTTGGGCATCTGCCTGAAAAAGACGAATCGGTAATGATTAACAATATTCTGTTTAGAGTGAGTAATGCCGACGGACGTCGCTTAATTCAATTAAAAATCACCTTTCCAAAACCTGACGAAGAGCAAGCACAAGAATAA
- the ybeY gene encoding rRNA maturation RNase YbeY has protein sequence MSGILDYQLASNDTNVPTAEQLQSWIDAVLNTESLPDEQEITVRIVDNDEGQMLNREYRQKDYPTNVLSFPFEAPEGVEINFLGDLVVCAPVVAKEADEQNKPLMSHWAHMIVHGTLHLLGYDHIDEQDAEQMEALEVEILRNLGIDDPYQDQE, from the coding sequence ATGTCAGGAATACTCGATTATCAGCTTGCCAGTAACGACACCAACGTCCCCACTGCCGAGCAACTACAATCATGGATCGACGCCGTATTGAACACAGAATCCTTGCCCGACGAGCAAGAGATCACGGTCAGAATCGTTGATAATGACGAAGGACAAATGTTAAATCGTGAATATCGACAAAAAGATTATCCAACGAATGTGCTATCCTTCCCGTTCGAAGCTCCTGAAGGCGTTGAAATCAACTTTTTAGGAGATTTAGTCGTTTGTGCTCCAGTTGTCGCTAAAGAAGCCGATGAACAGAACAAACCATTAATGTCACATTGGGCGCATATGATTGTGCATGGAACCTTGCATTTGTTAGGTTATGACCATATTGACGAACAAGACGCCGAGCAGATGGAAGCATTGGAAGTCGAAATTTTACGTAATCTTGGTATTGACGACCCATACCAGGATCAGGAATGA
- a CDS encoding PhoH family protein, whose amino-acid sequence MSSQIVSHQVDLEPSDNHRISSLVGPFDDNLKQIERRLGVEITYRHNHFTVMGKQQQTNATAELLKLLYIETQPVKGVIPELEPEQVHLAIQEANCMEQDEQDPYAKTSFIKTKRGVIKPRNQNQSQYVTNIVHHDICFGIGPAGTGKTYLAVACAVDALERQEIRRILLTRPAVEAGEKLGFLPGDLSQKVDPYLRPLYDALFEMLGFEKVEKLIERNVIEVAPLAYMRGRTLNDAFIILDESQNTTVEQMKMFLTRIGFNSKAVITGDITQIDLPRGARSGLRHAIEVLKDVNEISFNFFTAHDVVRHPVVARIVQAYERFEEGQRKEEAEKKKAQLAEKSSESSNKNAAPDNNSQP is encoded by the coding sequence TTGAGCAGTCAAATAGTAAGTCATCAAGTCGATCTGGAACCGAGTGATAATCACCGCATTTCCAGTTTGGTAGGCCCATTTGATGACAATTTGAAGCAGATCGAGCGCCGTCTCGGTGTTGAGATCACTTATCGTCACAACCATTTCACAGTGATGGGAAAACAGCAGCAAACCAATGCCACCGCGGAATTGCTGAAATTGCTTTATATCGAAACTCAACCCGTAAAAGGCGTTATTCCTGAGTTAGAGCCCGAGCAAGTTCATTTAGCGATTCAGGAAGCTAACTGCATGGAACAGGACGAACAGGATCCCTATGCCAAAACCAGCTTCATTAAAACCAAACGAGGCGTCATCAAGCCACGCAACCAAAACCAAAGCCAATACGTAACCAACATAGTGCATCACGACATTTGTTTTGGTATTGGCCCAGCAGGTACAGGTAAAACCTACCTTGCCGTAGCATGTGCCGTTGACGCCTTGGAACGCCAGGAAATTCGCCGCATTCTATTAACTCGTCCCGCGGTTGAAGCTGGTGAGAAACTAGGTTTTTTACCCGGTGATTTATCACAAAAAGTAGACCCTTATTTGCGCCCTTTATACGACGCATTATTTGAAATGCTGGGGTTTGAAAAAGTTGAAAAGCTGATTGAGCGTAATGTAATTGAAGTCGCGCCCCTTGCTTACATGCGCGGACGCACACTTAACGACGCCTTCATTATTCTGGATGAAAGCCAGAATACCACGGTAGAACAAATGAAAATGTTCCTCACCCGTATAGGCTTCAATTCCAAAGCCGTTATTACTGGTGACATTACACAAATCGACTTACCCAGAGGCGCACGTTCAGGACTTCGTCATGCCATTGAAGTGCTCAAAGACGTAAATGAAATCTCATTTAATTTCTTTACTGCCCACGATGTGGTTCGCCATCCAGTTGTCGCCCGAATCGTTCAAGCCTATGAGCGTTTCGAAGAGGGGCAACGCAAAGAAGAAGCAGAAAAGAAAAAAGCACAATTAGCAGAGAAAAGCAGCGAATCATCAAATAAAAACGCTGCGCCTGATAACAACTCACAACCTTAA
- the miaB gene encoding tRNA (N6-isopentenyl adenosine(37)-C2)-methylthiotransferase MiaB, whose product MSKKLFIKTWGCQMNEYDSEKMADLLDSTHGYSATEEAEDADVILLNTCSIREKAQEKVFHQLGRWKNLKDKKPDLIIGVGGCVASQEGEAIRKRAPFVDIIFGPQTLHRLPEMINQVKGEKTSVVDISFPEIEKFDRLPDPRAEGPTAFVSIMEGCSKYCSFCVVPYTRGEEVSRPVDDVIYEIAQLAEQNVREVNLLGQNVNSYRGHHHDGTVCTFAELLHLVAAIEGIDRIRYTTSHPVEFTDDIIAAYEDIPELVDHLHLPVQSGSDRVLAMMKRGHTAIEYKAKIRKLKKIRPNLSMSSDFIVGFPGESDQDFEDTMDLIKAIDFDLSFSFIYSARPGTPAADLPDDVPEEVKKQRLQILQQRINQQAMNIARGMLGTEQRILVEGPSRKNPMELCGRTENYRVVNFEGTPDMIGKFVDVKIVDVHVNSLHGELLRTEDQMEKRAKPEAPQVKTPQVKATQAPDGLGVSQFQP is encoded by the coding sequence ATGAGCAAAAAGCTGTTTATAAAAACCTGGGGCTGCCAAATGAATGAGTATGACTCAGAGAAAATGGCGGATCTTCTGGATTCCACCCACGGTTACTCAGCCACTGAGGAAGCCGAAGACGCAGATGTGATATTGCTCAATACCTGTTCTATCCGTGAAAAAGCACAAGAAAAGGTATTCCATCAATTAGGGCGCTGGAAAAACCTGAAAGATAAAAAACCCGACCTGATCATTGGCGTGGGTGGCTGTGTAGCGTCTCAAGAAGGTGAAGCCATTCGTAAACGTGCGCCTTTTGTCGACATTATTTTCGGCCCACAAACCCTGCACCGTTTGCCAGAAATGATCAATCAGGTAAAAGGCGAGAAAACCTCAGTTGTCGATATCAGTTTCCCCGAAATTGAAAAATTTGACCGTCTTCCAGACCCACGCGCCGAAGGCCCAACTGCGTTCGTTTCGATTATGGAAGGCTGCTCTAAATACTGTAGTTTCTGCGTGGTTCCTTACACTCGTGGTGAAGAAGTCAGCCGCCCGGTAGACGATGTTATCTACGAAATTGCGCAACTTGCCGAACAAAATGTACGCGAAGTAAATTTGCTGGGGCAAAACGTGAACTCCTATCGCGGTCATCACCATGATGGTACGGTATGTACCTTTGCAGAATTATTGCACTTGGTTGCTGCGATTGAAGGCATCGACCGCATTCGTTACACCACGTCTCACCCGGTTGAATTTACCGACGACATTATCGCAGCCTATGAAGATATTCCTGAGCTGGTCGATCACCTGCATTTGCCAGTACAAAGTGGCTCCGATCGCGTTTTGGCCATGATGAAACGTGGCCACACCGCAATTGAGTACAAAGCCAAAATTCGTAAATTGAAGAAAATCCGTCCAAACCTGAGCATGTCATCTGACTTCATCGTTGGCTTCCCGGGTGAAAGTGATCAAGATTTTGAAGACACCATGGACTTAATCAAGGCCATCGACTTCGACCTTAGCTTTAGTTTCATCTATAGCGCACGTCCCGGCACACCTGCCGCAGACTTACCTGATGATGTACCAGAAGAAGTAAAAAAACAGCGTTTACAAATCTTACAGCAACGCATCAACCAACAAGCCATGAACATCGCTCGCGGCATGTTGGGTACAGAACAACGTATTCTGGTTGAAGGCCCATCGCGTAAAAATCCGATGGAACTGTGCGGTCGTACCGAAAACTACCGTGTTGTTAACTTCGAAGGCACGCCCGACATGATCGGCAAGTTTGTTGATGTGAAAATCGTCGATGTGCATGTGAACTCCCTGCATGGTGAACTGTTACGGACAGAAGACCAGATGGAAAAACGAGCCAAGCCAGAAGCGCCGCAAGTAAAAACGCCACAGGTAAAAGCAACACAAGCGCCTGATGGCTTGGGTGTAAGCCAATTTCAACCTTGA
- a CDS encoding FAD-dependent monooxygenase: MKQVDVVVIGAGMVGAAVALGFAQKQMKVALVEPNMPQPFDVTQPPDVRVSAISLASEQFLRQLGAWEAICAMRVHPYSRLAVWEEPGSRTDFDAQDCQYDHMGYMVENRILQLGLHQILQQQNNVLWFSAYDDMSHENGTLLLDGKPYQAQVIVAADGAQSRARQLAGIGTSGWQYQQSVLSVTAKCKGNAGEALNEQDMNITWQQFTPNGPRAFLPLFDHYASFIWYDQNNRIKQLSRLSNAELKKQLQASFPALLPEFDIVTTASFPLTRMHAKQYVKGRLVLVGDAAHTINPLAGQGVNLGFKDAEQLLKDVCSVSSESEIAKSLAHYQRIRQPQNLLMMSTMDALYAVFSNELAPIKFLRNVGLTAANRFTWAKQQVMKYAMGMM; the protein is encoded by the coding sequence GTGAAACAGGTCGATGTTGTGGTTATTGGTGCGGGTATGGTCGGTGCTGCTGTGGCTTTGGGCTTTGCTCAGAAGCAGATGAAAGTGGCCTTGGTCGAACCGAATATGCCTCAGCCTTTCGATGTGACACAACCCCCGGATGTCCGTGTTTCTGCTATTAGCCTGGCTTCTGAACAATTCCTGAGGCAATTAGGTGCGTGGGAGGCTATTTGTGCCATGCGTGTTCATCCCTATAGCCGTTTGGCAGTTTGGGAGGAGCCGGGCAGCCGTACCGATTTTGATGCTCAGGATTGCCAATATGACCATATGGGCTATATGGTCGAGAATCGTATTTTGCAGTTGGGATTGCATCAGATATTGCAGCAGCAAAACAATGTTCTTTGGTTTTCTGCTTATGATGACATGAGCCACGAGAATGGGACGTTGTTGCTCGATGGAAAACCTTATCAGGCTCAGGTGATTGTGGCTGCTGATGGTGCCCAGTCTCGCGCTCGCCAATTAGCTGGAATTGGTACTTCTGGGTGGCAGTATCAACAATCGGTATTGAGTGTTACCGCTAAATGTAAAGGTAACGCTGGAGAAGCCTTAAACGAACAGGATATGAATATCACCTGGCAGCAATTTACGCCCAATGGCCCCAGAGCTTTTCTGCCTTTGTTTGATCACTATGCATCCTTTATTTGGTACGACCAAAATAACCGTATAAAGCAGCTTTCCAGGCTTTCTAATGCTGAATTAAAGAAGCAATTACAGGCCAGCTTTCCTGCTTTATTACCTGAGTTTGATATTGTCACAACGGCGTCATTTCCATTAACCCGAATGCATGCCAAGCAGTATGTAAAAGGGCGTTTGGTGTTGGTTGGCGATGCTGCTCATACTATTAACCCTTTGGCGGGGCAGGGTGTCAACCTTGGGTTTAAGGATGCGGAGCAGTTGTTGAAAGATGTATGCAGTGTGAGTTCTGAGTCCGAAATAGCAAAGAGCCTGGCGCATTATCAACGTATCAGACAGCCGCAAAATTTATTGATGATGTCTACTATGGATGCATTGTATGCCGTATTCAGTAATGAGCTGGCGCCGATTAAGTTTTTGCGTAATGTTGGCCTAACGGCAGCGAATCGTTTTACCTGGGCTAAACAACAGGTAATGAAATATGCGATGGGAATGATGTAA
- a CDS encoding DUF1003 domain-containing protein — MKKYFENLAKALLGMNYSELDQAERNVIDSIANNRPIATDINHSFDEQLTLGQRTADRVAEFGGSWPFIIIFVVVMILWIVLNTVWIIEKEAFDPYPFILLNLILSTLAALQAPIIMMSQNRQAAKDRMATRLNYEVSLKTDLEIMQLQKKVDELRSLVEKRLNNENK; from the coding sequence ATGAAAAAATATTTTGAAAATCTAGCCAAAGCCCTGTTGGGTATGAACTACAGTGAGCTAGATCAGGCTGAGCGTAATGTTATCGATAGTATTGCTAATAATCGCCCTATTGCAACGGATATAAACCATTCTTTTGATGAGCAACTAACGCTTGGGCAACGCACTGCTGATCGCGTTGCTGAGTTTGGCGGTTCATGGCCTTTTATCATTATCTTTGTGGTTGTTATGATCCTGTGGATTGTTCTGAATACCGTATGGATTATTGAAAAAGAAGCGTTTGACCCCTATCCGTTTATTTTATTGAACCTTATTTTATCGACATTGGCGGCGCTACAGGCTCCTATTATTATGATGTCGCAGAACCGTCAGGCGGCAAAGGATCGAATGGCGACCCGGCTAAATTATGAGGTGAGTTTAAAAACAGATTTGGAAATAATGCAGTTGCAGAAAAAAGTTGATGAATTACGCTCACTGGTTGAGAAACGCCTAAACAATGAGAATAAGTGA